The proteins below are encoded in one region of Sebastes fasciatus isolate fSebFas1 chromosome 16, fSebFas1.pri, whole genome shotgun sequence:
- the LOC141753390 gene encoding von Willebrand factor A domain-containing protein 7-like isoform X1, with amino-acid sequence MTQSLQPAALTASLVQQRTLGQRRARESSRSSSDGNKQNKYSNRNDAIGFAAMSGLAVLGLLLLQTGAFGFDIFRGVSLNHQEITEEAILKVTAQACRSLALAEGKDFIFPTLTVESVVAACEASKSSKSFRKTIKLIQKRNRRVDFRFFFDPRYHFDNENFAEGRQIITDGLAAVKASNQRENFEAAREQLGEICHPLQDFYSHSNWVEMGNTLPNPNLIRPGTNIGNIAAVTRATCRNCNGDDCRDNILEDILQGKILTSGYFDFVPVLSTKPAGKCSHGDKHDETSQIEPRGGINKDTLTSSHGHLHMQAARLAIAATSELLEDIRGAAGDRPFLQYETHSACFSKALCFVIDTTGSMRDDIATVRTLTSSIINSKVGTEDEPSVYILVPFNDPDFGPLTRTTDPNVFRNAINSLSASGGGDFPEMSLSGLQLALTGAPPNSEIFLFTDATAKDQHLKSTVIALIERTKSVVNFMLTGILGLRRRRQDDNNQQQQQQNRMVRTDAQLYRDLAQVSGGLAIEVRKSQLPEATSIITQSSSSSLVTLLQAARTPGKAENFTFTVDESVRNLTVYITGSSVIFTLISPSGVSQESTNTTGSLITASQSVGNFKTLQLNTQAGLWEIKMVSTNPYSLKVIGESPIDFLFDFLEASQGLFGGFDVVDNRPRAGVNGSMIVTITGSDSAMVTEVILVESSGSGEVNGKVEAQGGGDFLARFDRVPAQDFVVLVKGQSSNASSRASTVPFQRQFPTNIKASAVTVTTPDSISVLEPGTQLSVPFSVTTSGAGGTFTIRVTNDQGFSLTFPSSLVLATGGIANGTVNITAPANTPSGTDVTLTIEAEASGGADTNYVVQRFTVLKKVTDFTPPMCQLLSLQSNCSDICSLSMWKLSVQVTDGANGTGVDRVSLRQGNGTLSTSLAAGNETMNTSLAAGNGTMNTSLAAGNENITLVSYNSSCCSPDVELLVVDRVGNVASCSYSVRKTATNSTQATTTNSPQPPTAAQSPTAAPVVSLSTRADQSLLLCFSITILGLNLPF; translated from the exons ATGACCCAGAGTCTCCAGCCTGCAGCCCTGACAGCCAGCCTCGTCCAACAACGTACCCTGGGCCAGCGCAGAGCCAGAGAAAGCAGCAGAAGTAGCAGCGACGGGAACAAACAGAACAAATATTCCAATAGAAATGATGCCATTG GTTTTGCAGCGATGTCTGGGTTGGCTGTGTTGGGTCTCCTACTTCTGCAGACTGGAGCCTTCGGGTTTGATATATTTAGAGGAGTCTCTCTGAATCATCAGGAGATCACTGAGGAAGCCATCTTAAAGGTCACTGCACAGGCGTGCCGCTCTCTGGCCCTGGCTGAGGGCAAAGACTTCATTTTTCCT ACTTTGACTGTTGAGTCTGTTGTTGCTGCCTGTGAAGCGTCAAAATCATCCAAGAGCTTCCGCAAAACCATCAAATTAATTCAAAAAAGGAATCGGCGAGTAGACTTTCGTTTTTTCTTTGACCCACGCTATCACTTTGACAATGAGAATTTTGCAGAGGGACGGCAAATCATCACAGACGGATTAGCAGCTGTGAAGGCCAGCAACCAGCGGGAGAACTTTGAGGCGGCGAGAGAACAACTGGGAGAAATCTGCCACCCTTTACAG GACTTCTACAGTCATAGTAACTGGGTGGAAATGGGAAACACACTCCCAAACCCCAATCTGATCAGACCAGGCACCAACATTGGTAACATAGCAG CTGTAACTAGAGCAACCTGTCGCAACTGTAATGGAGACGACTGCAGGGACAACATTTTGGAGGATATCCTACAGGGAAAGATACTTACCTCGGGATATTTTGATTTTGTGCCTGTTTTATCCACCAAACCAGCAG GAAAATGCAGCCATGGAGATAAACATGATGAAACAAGTCAAATTGAACCCAGAGGTGGGATCAACAAAGACACTCTGACCTCCAGCCATGGACACCTCCACATGCAAGCAGCGAGGTTGGCGATTGCTGCAACCAGTGAGCTGCTGGAGGACATTCGAGGGGCAGCTGGTGACCGACCGTTCCTCCAGTATGAAACCCATTCTGCATGTTTCA GTAAAGCTCTTTGCTTCGTGATCGACACGACAGGAAGCATGAGGGATGACATTGCAACAGTGAGGACCCTCACTTCCTCTATAATCAACAGTAAAGTGGGAACAGAAGATGAGCCCTCAGTTTACATTCTTGTACCTTTCAACGATCCAG ATTTTGGGCCACTGACAAGGACTACAGACCCAAACGTCTTCAGGAATGCTATTAATTCACTATCGGCAAGCGGTGGAGGAGATTTTCCGGAAATGAGTCTTTCAGGGCTTCAG CTGGCTTTAACTGGTGCTCCTCCCAATTCTGAGATCTTCCTCTTCACCGATGCAACCGCTAAAGACCAACACCTGAAAAGCACAGTGATCGCACTCATCGAGCGGACCAAGTCAGTG GTGAACTTCATGCTTACTGGCATATTGGGACTTCGTCGTCGAAGACAGGATGATaacaaccaacaacaacaacaacaaaatcgGATGGTGAGAACAGATGCCCAGCTGTACAGAGACCTGGCTCAGGTGTCAGGAGGTCTGGCTATTGAAGTCAGAAAGAGTCAGCTCCCAGAGGCCACCAGCATCATAACAcagtcctccagctcctctctg GTGACCCTTCTGCAGGCAGCCAGGACTCCAGGAAAGGCCgaaaatttcactttcacagtTGATGAGTCAGTAAGAAACCTCACAGTTTACATCACTGGGAGCTCTGTCATCTTCACTCTCATCAGTCCCTCAG GTGTGTCTCAGGAGAGCACTAACACCACAGGATCTCTGATCACTGCATCCCAGTCAGTGGGAAACTTCAAGACGCTGCAGCTAAACACACAAGCTGGACTTTGGGAAATTAAAATGGTGTCAACTAATCCCTACTCGCTGAAGGTCATAG gtgaGAGTCCCattgacttcctgtttgactTTTTGGAGGCATCGCAGGGCCTGTTTGGAGGATTTGATGTTGTAGACAATCGTCCCAGAGCTG GTGTTAATGGGAGCATGATCGTGACAATAACCGGGAGTGACTCAGCCATGGTGACAGAAGTCATTCTGGTTGAATCGTCGGGGTCAGGAGAGGTTAATGGCAAGGTGGAGGCTCAGGGCGGAGGAGACTTCTTAGCTCGGTTTGACAGGGTACCAGCACAGGATTTTGTGGTGCTTGTGAAGGGACAGAGCAGCAATGCTTCCTCCAGAGCGTCCACAGTGCCCTTCCAAAGGCAGTTCCCCACCAACATCAAAGCATCTGCTGTGACTGTTACTACT CCTGATTCAATTAGCGTCTTAGAACCAGGAACACAACTTTCAGTTCCCTTCTCTGTGACGACGAGTGGTGCAGGAGGAACCTTCACCATCCGAGTGACCAATGACCAAGGTTTTAGTTTAACTTTCCCGTCCAGTTTAGTCCTGGCAACTGGAGGCATTGCTAACGGCACAGTGAACATCACCGCACCTGCTAACACTCCGTCTGGTACTGACGTCACCCTGACCATTGAGGCCGAGGCTTCGGGAGGCGCAGACACAAACTATGTAGTGCAGCGCTTCACTGTCCTTAAAAAG GTGACGGATTTCACTCCGCCGATGTGCCAGCTGCTCAGCCTGCAGTCCAACTGCTCTGATATCTGCAGCTTATCGATGTGGAAGCTCTCTGTTCAGGTGACTGATGGGGCTAACGGAACGGGTGTCGACCGCGTTAGCCTCAGACAGGGCAACGGGACCTTGAGCACCAGCCTGGCCGCTGGCAACGAGACCATGAACACCAGCCTGGCCGCTGGCAACGGGACCATGAACACCAGCCTGGCCGCTGGCAACGAGAACATAACGCTGGTGTCCTACAATTCGTCTTGCTGTTCGCCTGATGTGGAGCTGCTGGTTGTGGATCGGGTGGGTAATGTAGCCTCCTGTTCCTACAGTGTCCGGAAAACAGCCACCAACAGCACACAAGCTACAACCACCAATAGCCCACAGCCTCCAACAGCAGCACAGTCTCCAACAGCAGCACCTGTTGTGTCTTTGTCTACCAGAGCAGATCAGTCTCTTCTTCTTTGCTTTAGCATCACAATCCTAGGGCTCAATTTACCATTTTAA
- the LOC141753390 gene encoding von Willebrand factor A domain-containing protein 7-like isoform X2, producing the protein MTQSLQPAALTASLVQQRTLGQRRARESSRSSSDGNKQNKYSNRNDAIGFAAMSGLAVLGLLLLQTGAFGFDIFRGVSLNHQEITEEAILKVTAQACRSLALAEGKDFIFPTLTVESVVAACEASKSSKSFRKTIKLIQKRNRRVDFRFFFDPRYHFDNENFAEGRQIITDGLAAVKASNQRENFEAAREQLGEICHPLQDFYSHSNWVEMGNTLPNPNLIRPGTNIGNIAAVTRATCRNCNGDDCRDNILEDILQGKILTSGYFDFVPVLSTKPAGKCSHGDKHDETSQIEPRGGINKDTLTSSHGHLHMQAARLAIAATSELLEDIRGAAGDRPFLQMMGISKGKALCFVIDTTGSMRDDIATVRTLTSSIINSKVGTEDEPSVYILVPFNDPDFGPLTRTTDPNVFRNAINSLSASGGGDFPEMSLSGLQLALTGAPPNSEIFLFTDATAKDQHLKSTVIALIERTKSVVNFMLTGILGLRRRRQDDNNQQQQQQNRMVRTDAQLYRDLAQVSGGLAIEVRKSQLPEATSIITQSSSSSLVTLLQAARTPGKAENFTFTVDESVRNLTVYITGSSVIFTLISPSGVSQESTNTTGSLITASQSVGNFKTLQLNTQAGLWEIKMVSTNPYSLKVIGESPIDFLFDFLEASQGLFGGFDVVDNRPRAGVNGSMIVTITGSDSAMVTEVILVESSGSGEVNGKVEAQGGGDFLARFDRVPAQDFVVLVKGQSSNASSRASTVPFQRQFPTNIKASAVTVTTPDSISVLEPGTQLSVPFSVTTSGAGGTFTIRVTNDQGFSLTFPSSLVLATGGIANGTVNITAPANTPSGTDVTLTIEAEASGGADTNYVVQRFTVLKKVTDFTPPMCQLLSLQSNCSDICSLSMWKLSVQVTDGANGTGVDRVSLRQGNGTLSTSLAAGNETMNTSLAAGNGTMNTSLAAGNENITLVSYNSSCCSPDVELLVVDRVGNVASCSYSVRKTATNSTQATTTNSPQPPTAAQSPTAAPVVSLSTRADQSLLLCFSITILGLNLPF; encoded by the exons ATGACCCAGAGTCTCCAGCCTGCAGCCCTGACAGCCAGCCTCGTCCAACAACGTACCCTGGGCCAGCGCAGAGCCAGAGAAAGCAGCAGAAGTAGCAGCGACGGGAACAAACAGAACAAATATTCCAATAGAAATGATGCCATTG GTTTTGCAGCGATGTCTGGGTTGGCTGTGTTGGGTCTCCTACTTCTGCAGACTGGAGCCTTCGGGTTTGATATATTTAGAGGAGTCTCTCTGAATCATCAGGAGATCACTGAGGAAGCCATCTTAAAGGTCACTGCACAGGCGTGCCGCTCTCTGGCCCTGGCTGAGGGCAAAGACTTCATTTTTCCT ACTTTGACTGTTGAGTCTGTTGTTGCTGCCTGTGAAGCGTCAAAATCATCCAAGAGCTTCCGCAAAACCATCAAATTAATTCAAAAAAGGAATCGGCGAGTAGACTTTCGTTTTTTCTTTGACCCACGCTATCACTTTGACAATGAGAATTTTGCAGAGGGACGGCAAATCATCACAGACGGATTAGCAGCTGTGAAGGCCAGCAACCAGCGGGAGAACTTTGAGGCGGCGAGAGAACAACTGGGAGAAATCTGCCACCCTTTACAG GACTTCTACAGTCATAGTAACTGGGTGGAAATGGGAAACACACTCCCAAACCCCAATCTGATCAGACCAGGCACCAACATTGGTAACATAGCAG CTGTAACTAGAGCAACCTGTCGCAACTGTAATGGAGACGACTGCAGGGACAACATTTTGGAGGATATCCTACAGGGAAAGATACTTACCTCGGGATATTTTGATTTTGTGCCTGTTTTATCCACCAAACCAGCAG GAAAATGCAGCCATGGAGATAAACATGATGAAACAAGTCAAATTGAACCCAGAGGTGGGATCAACAAAGACACTCTGACCTCCAGCCATGGACACCTCCACATGCAAGCAGCGAGGTTGGCGATTGCTGCAACCAGTGAGCTGCTGGAGGACATTCGAGGGGCAGCTGGTGACCGACCGTTCCTCCA GATGATGGGAATCTCCAAAGGTAAAGCTCTTTGCTTCGTGATCGACACGACAGGAAGCATGAGGGATGACATTGCAACAGTGAGGACCCTCACTTCCTCTATAATCAACAGTAAAGTGGGAACAGAAGATGAGCCCTCAGTTTACATTCTTGTACCTTTCAACGATCCAG ATTTTGGGCCACTGACAAGGACTACAGACCCAAACGTCTTCAGGAATGCTATTAATTCACTATCGGCAAGCGGTGGAGGAGATTTTCCGGAAATGAGTCTTTCAGGGCTTCAG CTGGCTTTAACTGGTGCTCCTCCCAATTCTGAGATCTTCCTCTTCACCGATGCAACCGCTAAAGACCAACACCTGAAAAGCACAGTGATCGCACTCATCGAGCGGACCAAGTCAGTG GTGAACTTCATGCTTACTGGCATATTGGGACTTCGTCGTCGAAGACAGGATGATaacaaccaacaacaacaacaacaaaatcgGATGGTGAGAACAGATGCCCAGCTGTACAGAGACCTGGCTCAGGTGTCAGGAGGTCTGGCTATTGAAGTCAGAAAGAGTCAGCTCCCAGAGGCCACCAGCATCATAACAcagtcctccagctcctctctg GTGACCCTTCTGCAGGCAGCCAGGACTCCAGGAAAGGCCgaaaatttcactttcacagtTGATGAGTCAGTAAGAAACCTCACAGTTTACATCACTGGGAGCTCTGTCATCTTCACTCTCATCAGTCCCTCAG GTGTGTCTCAGGAGAGCACTAACACCACAGGATCTCTGATCACTGCATCCCAGTCAGTGGGAAACTTCAAGACGCTGCAGCTAAACACACAAGCTGGACTTTGGGAAATTAAAATGGTGTCAACTAATCCCTACTCGCTGAAGGTCATAG gtgaGAGTCCCattgacttcctgtttgactTTTTGGAGGCATCGCAGGGCCTGTTTGGAGGATTTGATGTTGTAGACAATCGTCCCAGAGCTG GTGTTAATGGGAGCATGATCGTGACAATAACCGGGAGTGACTCAGCCATGGTGACAGAAGTCATTCTGGTTGAATCGTCGGGGTCAGGAGAGGTTAATGGCAAGGTGGAGGCTCAGGGCGGAGGAGACTTCTTAGCTCGGTTTGACAGGGTACCAGCACAGGATTTTGTGGTGCTTGTGAAGGGACAGAGCAGCAATGCTTCCTCCAGAGCGTCCACAGTGCCCTTCCAAAGGCAGTTCCCCACCAACATCAAAGCATCTGCTGTGACTGTTACTACT CCTGATTCAATTAGCGTCTTAGAACCAGGAACACAACTTTCAGTTCCCTTCTCTGTGACGACGAGTGGTGCAGGAGGAACCTTCACCATCCGAGTGACCAATGACCAAGGTTTTAGTTTAACTTTCCCGTCCAGTTTAGTCCTGGCAACTGGAGGCATTGCTAACGGCACAGTGAACATCACCGCACCTGCTAACACTCCGTCTGGTACTGACGTCACCCTGACCATTGAGGCCGAGGCTTCGGGAGGCGCAGACACAAACTATGTAGTGCAGCGCTTCACTGTCCTTAAAAAG GTGACGGATTTCACTCCGCCGATGTGCCAGCTGCTCAGCCTGCAGTCCAACTGCTCTGATATCTGCAGCTTATCGATGTGGAAGCTCTCTGTTCAGGTGACTGATGGGGCTAACGGAACGGGTGTCGACCGCGTTAGCCTCAGACAGGGCAACGGGACCTTGAGCACCAGCCTGGCCGCTGGCAACGAGACCATGAACACCAGCCTGGCCGCTGGCAACGGGACCATGAACACCAGCCTGGCCGCTGGCAACGAGAACATAACGCTGGTGTCCTACAATTCGTCTTGCTGTTCGCCTGATGTGGAGCTGCTGGTTGTGGATCGGGTGGGTAATGTAGCCTCCTGTTCCTACAGTGTCCGGAAAACAGCCACCAACAGCACACAAGCTACAACCACCAATAGCCCACAGCCTCCAACAGCAGCACAGTCTCCAACAGCAGCACCTGTTGTGTCTTTGTCTACCAGAGCAGATCAGTCTCTTCTTCTTTGCTTTAGCATCACAATCCTAGGGCTCAATTTACCATTTTAA
- the LOC141753390 gene encoding von Willebrand factor A domain-containing protein 7-like isoform X3, translating to MSGLAVLGLLLLQTGAFGFDIFRGVSLNHQEITEEAILKVTAQACRSLALAEGKDFIFPTLTVESVVAACEASKSSKSFRKTIKLIQKRNRRVDFRFFFDPRYHFDNENFAEGRQIITDGLAAVKASNQRENFEAAREQLGEICHPLQDFYSHSNWVEMGNTLPNPNLIRPGTNIGNIAAVTRATCRNCNGDDCRDNILEDILQGKILTSGYFDFVPVLSTKPAGKCSHGDKHDETSQIEPRGGINKDTLTSSHGHLHMQAARLAIAATSELLEDIRGAAGDRPFLQYETHSACFSKALCFVIDTTGSMRDDIATVRTLTSSIINSKVGTEDEPSVYILVPFNDPDFGPLTRTTDPNVFRNAINSLSASGGGDFPEMSLSGLQLALTGAPPNSEIFLFTDATAKDQHLKSTVIALIERTKSVVNFMLTGILGLRRRRQDDNNQQQQQQNRMVRTDAQLYRDLAQVSGGLAIEVRKSQLPEATSIITQSSSSSLVTLLQAARTPGKAENFTFTVDESVRNLTVYITGSSVIFTLISPSGVSQESTNTTGSLITASQSVGNFKTLQLNTQAGLWEIKMVSTNPYSLKVIGESPIDFLFDFLEASQGLFGGFDVVDNRPRAGVNGSMIVTITGSDSAMVTEVILVESSGSGEVNGKVEAQGGGDFLARFDRVPAQDFVVLVKGQSSNASSRASTVPFQRQFPTNIKASAVTVTTPDSISVLEPGTQLSVPFSVTTSGAGGTFTIRVTNDQGFSLTFPSSLVLATGGIANGTVNITAPANTPSGTDVTLTIEAEASGGADTNYVVQRFTVLKKVTDFTPPMCQLLSLQSNCSDICSLSMWKLSVQVTDGANGTGVDRVSLRQGNGTLSTSLAAGNETMNTSLAAGNGTMNTSLAAGNENITLVSYNSSCCSPDVELLVVDRVGNVASCSYSVRKTATNSTQATTTNSPQPPTAAQSPTAAPVVSLSTRADQSLLLCFSITILGLNLPF from the exons ATGTCTGGGTTGGCTGTGTTGGGTCTCCTACTTCTGCAGACTGGAGCCTTCGGGTTTGATATATTTAGAGGAGTCTCTCTGAATCATCAGGAGATCACTGAGGAAGCCATCTTAAAGGTCACTGCACAGGCGTGCCGCTCTCTGGCCCTGGCTGAGGGCAAAGACTTCATTTTTCCT ACTTTGACTGTTGAGTCTGTTGTTGCTGCCTGTGAAGCGTCAAAATCATCCAAGAGCTTCCGCAAAACCATCAAATTAATTCAAAAAAGGAATCGGCGAGTAGACTTTCGTTTTTTCTTTGACCCACGCTATCACTTTGACAATGAGAATTTTGCAGAGGGACGGCAAATCATCACAGACGGATTAGCAGCTGTGAAGGCCAGCAACCAGCGGGAGAACTTTGAGGCGGCGAGAGAACAACTGGGAGAAATCTGCCACCCTTTACAG GACTTCTACAGTCATAGTAACTGGGTGGAAATGGGAAACACACTCCCAAACCCCAATCTGATCAGACCAGGCACCAACATTGGTAACATAGCAG CTGTAACTAGAGCAACCTGTCGCAACTGTAATGGAGACGACTGCAGGGACAACATTTTGGAGGATATCCTACAGGGAAAGATACTTACCTCGGGATATTTTGATTTTGTGCCTGTTTTATCCACCAAACCAGCAG GAAAATGCAGCCATGGAGATAAACATGATGAAACAAGTCAAATTGAACCCAGAGGTGGGATCAACAAAGACACTCTGACCTCCAGCCATGGACACCTCCACATGCAAGCAGCGAGGTTGGCGATTGCTGCAACCAGTGAGCTGCTGGAGGACATTCGAGGGGCAGCTGGTGACCGACCGTTCCTCCAGTATGAAACCCATTCTGCATGTTTCA GTAAAGCTCTTTGCTTCGTGATCGACACGACAGGAAGCATGAGGGATGACATTGCAACAGTGAGGACCCTCACTTCCTCTATAATCAACAGTAAAGTGGGAACAGAAGATGAGCCCTCAGTTTACATTCTTGTACCTTTCAACGATCCAG ATTTTGGGCCACTGACAAGGACTACAGACCCAAACGTCTTCAGGAATGCTATTAATTCACTATCGGCAAGCGGTGGAGGAGATTTTCCGGAAATGAGTCTTTCAGGGCTTCAG CTGGCTTTAACTGGTGCTCCTCCCAATTCTGAGATCTTCCTCTTCACCGATGCAACCGCTAAAGACCAACACCTGAAAAGCACAGTGATCGCACTCATCGAGCGGACCAAGTCAGTG GTGAACTTCATGCTTACTGGCATATTGGGACTTCGTCGTCGAAGACAGGATGATaacaaccaacaacaacaacaacaaaatcgGATGGTGAGAACAGATGCCCAGCTGTACAGAGACCTGGCTCAGGTGTCAGGAGGTCTGGCTATTGAAGTCAGAAAGAGTCAGCTCCCAGAGGCCACCAGCATCATAACAcagtcctccagctcctctctg GTGACCCTTCTGCAGGCAGCCAGGACTCCAGGAAAGGCCgaaaatttcactttcacagtTGATGAGTCAGTAAGAAACCTCACAGTTTACATCACTGGGAGCTCTGTCATCTTCACTCTCATCAGTCCCTCAG GTGTGTCTCAGGAGAGCACTAACACCACAGGATCTCTGATCACTGCATCCCAGTCAGTGGGAAACTTCAAGACGCTGCAGCTAAACACACAAGCTGGACTTTGGGAAATTAAAATGGTGTCAACTAATCCCTACTCGCTGAAGGTCATAG gtgaGAGTCCCattgacttcctgtttgactTTTTGGAGGCATCGCAGGGCCTGTTTGGAGGATTTGATGTTGTAGACAATCGTCCCAGAGCTG GTGTTAATGGGAGCATGATCGTGACAATAACCGGGAGTGACTCAGCCATGGTGACAGAAGTCATTCTGGTTGAATCGTCGGGGTCAGGAGAGGTTAATGGCAAGGTGGAGGCTCAGGGCGGAGGAGACTTCTTAGCTCGGTTTGACAGGGTACCAGCACAGGATTTTGTGGTGCTTGTGAAGGGACAGAGCAGCAATGCTTCCTCCAGAGCGTCCACAGTGCCCTTCCAAAGGCAGTTCCCCACCAACATCAAAGCATCTGCTGTGACTGTTACTACT CCTGATTCAATTAGCGTCTTAGAACCAGGAACACAACTTTCAGTTCCCTTCTCTGTGACGACGAGTGGTGCAGGAGGAACCTTCACCATCCGAGTGACCAATGACCAAGGTTTTAGTTTAACTTTCCCGTCCAGTTTAGTCCTGGCAACTGGAGGCATTGCTAACGGCACAGTGAACATCACCGCACCTGCTAACACTCCGTCTGGTACTGACGTCACCCTGACCATTGAGGCCGAGGCTTCGGGAGGCGCAGACACAAACTATGTAGTGCAGCGCTTCACTGTCCTTAAAAAG GTGACGGATTTCACTCCGCCGATGTGCCAGCTGCTCAGCCTGCAGTCCAACTGCTCTGATATCTGCAGCTTATCGATGTGGAAGCTCTCTGTTCAGGTGACTGATGGGGCTAACGGAACGGGTGTCGACCGCGTTAGCCTCAGACAGGGCAACGGGACCTTGAGCACCAGCCTGGCCGCTGGCAACGAGACCATGAACACCAGCCTGGCCGCTGGCAACGGGACCATGAACACCAGCCTGGCCGCTGGCAACGAGAACATAACGCTGGTGTCCTACAATTCGTCTTGCTGTTCGCCTGATGTGGAGCTGCTGGTTGTGGATCGGGTGGGTAATGTAGCCTCCTGTTCCTACAGTGTCCGGAAAACAGCCACCAACAGCACACAAGCTACAACCACCAATAGCCCACAGCCTCCAACAGCAGCACAGTCTCCAACAGCAGCACCTGTTGTGTCTTTGTCTACCAGAGCAGATCAGTCTCTTCTTCTTTGCTTTAGCATCACAATCCTAGGGCTCAATTTACCATTTTAA